In the Prochlorococcus marinus str. MIT 9312 genome, AACTGAATCTAGTTCAGATTTAATATTCCCTTTGAATACATTCTTTGTATTTTCTTCCCATGCATCTAAATTATCTGAAAGCTCATCTTGCGATTTAGTTGAAGCTTCTAAGCTATCCATTATTTCATCTGTTCTTCTGCACCATACATAAATAGCCCAAATAGCTTTTCTCTTTTCTACTGGTAGTAGAAGAGTTCCCAAGTAAAAGGTTTTAGCCCATTGTTGAGTTTCTTTACGGCATATTTCATATGCTTGATCTAGTTGAGAAATTGAATTTTTCAAAAAGTTTTAGCTGAATTTAGAAATTTTTTTAATGTTTTTAAGAAACATTTTTGGGTTTTTTGGAATACTCTTTATTAATTGACTCCGCGCATAATTTACCACTTAAAACAGCTCCTTCCATAGAAGCTAAATATTTTTGCATTGTATAATCACCAGCTAAAAAGAAATTTTTAATGGGAGATTTTTGACTAGGTCTAAACTCTTGACATCCAGGAACTGCCTTATAAACAGATCTTGGAGTTTTGACTACTTTATATTTTCTTAATTTTGTCTTTTCATCGCCCATGAAATGCGTTGGGAATAATTTTTTTAGTTCTTCCATAGTTGCATCAACAATATCTTGATCACTTCTATTTATCCAATCTTTTGCTGGTGCGAAAACTAATTCAAGCATTGATCTATTTGGATCTTCATATTCTTTACATGTAATGCTCATATCCGCATAAACACTGAGAAGTGGTGATCTGCTAAATAGCAAATGGTCAATATCTGTTAATTTTTTGTCAAACCATAAATGAATATTAATAACTGGCACACCATTTAAACCATCTAATTTAGAAAAAACATCTAGCCCCTTCCATTGTTCAGGTATCATTAATTTAAAAAGATCTACTGGCATTGCACTAACATAAGCGTCCGCAGTTAACTCTTTCTTTTCGTTTTCATTTAAAGAAGCAATAGTAAAACTTTTAACAGTGCTATCTTCATTTAGGTTGATTTGCCTTAATGGGCTATTCATGTGAACTTCTCCACCACGAGCGGTTATATAGTCGACCATTGGTTGGCAAAGTCTTTCTGGAGGAGCTCCGTCAAGAAATGCCATTTTCGAACCATTTTTTTCTTGTAAAAATCTGTTTAGTGCTGTTAATAAAACTGTAGATGATATTTCATCTGGCCCAATGAAATTTAAAGCTTTACTCATGGCTATAAAAACTTCGTCATTAACTCTTTCAGGAATATTATGTTCTTTGAGCCAATCAGTCCATGATTTGCTATCACATTTATCTAGATACTTTTGACCTCTTAACATTGCAGGTACTAAACCCAATCCAAAAAGTATCTTTTCATTCCATGAAAGCATATCATTATTACTTAATATTGCTGAAACTCCATTTACGGGAGCTGGTATATCTGGAAAGTCAAATCTACTGTAAGTTCCTGGCTCAGATGGTTGATTGAAAATCATTGAATGGCTTTTCCATTGAAGTCTATCTTCAATATCTAATTCCTTGAAAAGTTGCAACATATTAGGGTAAGCTCCAAAGAATATATGCAAACCAGTTTCATACCAGTCTCCATCATCATCTTTCCAAGCAGCGACTTTCCCCCCTAGAACATCTCTAGCTTCTAACACAATTGGAATGTGACCATTATCAACTAGATATTTAGCGCAAGATAAACCTGCTAAACCAGCACCAGCAATTACAACACGCATTATTAAATTAATAAATAAATTAACACTTACTAATAAGCTACATTAAAGTTAGGACATTATAGTTTTTTTCGTTGATTATTTCGCAAAATTATGGAAAAAATGCTTTTAAAATCAACTACTCGACATGTAAGAATTTTTACTGCTGAAGTTGTTGACAATGAATTACAGTTTCATCCAAACAAACTGACTCTTGATTTAGATCCCGATAACGAGTTTATTTGGAATGAAGATTCTTTAAACGAAATAAATAAGAAGTTTAATGAATTAATTAAAGAGAGAGCAGGAAAAGATTTAGATGATTATGAACTTCGCAAAATAGGCTCAGAGATCGAAGGCTTAATTAAAATTTTGCTTCAAAATGGGCAATTAAGTTATAACCCAGATTGTAGAGTAATGAATTATTCCATGGGTTTACCAAAGACAAATGAAGTGCTGTGAATAGACCACCCTCAAATAGAAGGCCAAGGAGAGGCTCAAATAGAAGTTACTACTCTTCAAATCCAAGAGATATGAATCCTTATGGACAAAAAAATAGTCGATTGCCTGCTTCATCTCCTGAACAAAAGGTTAATTTTAGTACTGGAACCATTGCAGTTCTTGCGGGAGTATTAATTTTAGGAGTTGGCATTGGGAGCGCGATTACAAGTACAACAGATGGTGGACAGGGAAATATAGCTAGTCAACAACAATTAGATATGGCTGTTCCAGATCCTGAATTTTGCAGACAATGGGGTGCAAGCGCCTTCGTCATTGATGTTGAAATGTATACAACTTTGAATCCATCCACGAGTTTTGTGACTCAACCAGCTCTCCAGCCAGGTTGTGTGATTAGAAGAGAGAATTGGACAGTTTTACAAAAACAGGGAGCAATTAGTAATGAAGATGTAAGAGAATGTAAGCAAAGAATGAATACTTTTGCTTACATTGGATCTATAAGAGATAAGCCAATAGTTAAGTGCGTTTATCAGACTGATGTGAATGAAAATAAATTTATCATCAAAGGAGATGGACAAGCCGAAGATGGAGGAGTAGGAATCAATAAAGAAGCAATTCAGTTCTGATCAAAATTTATTTGCCTTAATGGACTTTTTAAACTAGCAAATTGTGGAAGAATATTTTTCTTAAAAACTTCTGATGCTCTTGATGTATATCTTGATGGATTAGTAATTAATTTCAGTTCTCTTTTAACCTCTAAGTCAGCAACAAATGCTTTATGGATTGTTCCAGCCGCTAATTCTCTTTCAATTGAAACAACAGGTAAAAACGAAGCTCCTAGACCTGATTGAACTGCATTCTTAATTGCTTCAAGAGAGTTAAGTTCCATCTCAATTTTTAATCGTTGAATATCAAGTCCAGAATCTTGAAGAAGTTTATCAACAACTTTTCTGGTTGTAGATTGAGAATCCAACGTTACAAAATTTAATTTATATAAATCTTCTTTTAAAAGTTCTTTTTTGTTAGAAAGTGGGTGTTTGGAATGTAAAACAAGTGCTAACTCATCTGTCGAATATGGAATTACTTGTAGTAAGTTTTCTAAATCTCCAGGTAATTGTCCTCCAATAATGGCTAAGTCAATTTGTCCATTGGCAACACTCCATCCAGTTCTTCTAGTACTATGCACCTGAAGTTGAACTGATACATCAGGATATTTTTGTCTGAATACTCCTATCATTCTTGGCATTAAATAAGTTCCTGTTGTTTGACTGGCTCCAATGACAAGAGTCCCACCTTTTAAACTATTTAAATCTTCGATAGCTTTACAAGCTTCGTCGCATTGATTCAAAATTCGTTCACAATATTCAAGTAGTAATCTTCCTGCTTCAGTTAAAAGAGCTTTTCTACCGCCTCTGTCGAAAATTGTAATTTCAAGTTGTTTTTCTAGATTTTGAATTTGTAAACTTACAGCAGGTTGGGTTACATATAAGAGATCTGCAGCTTTTTTAAAACTTCCTTGAGCTGCTATTGCTTTTAGTATTCTTAATTGATCGAGAGTAAATGGTAATTCGGGCATCCATTATGCCAACAATTATTTATAATTCTAATGCCTAGAAGTATTCTTGTTAAGAATTAAAATTATTTGAAAATTAAAATTTATGGAGATTCATGAAACTTCTTTAGTTATTTTATTATTGATTTTGATTTTTGCAGTCATTCATAGTGGTGGAGCTGCTTTAAGAATTAAGGCTGAATCTTTGATGGGACCAAGATTATGGAGGTTATGTTTTGTTTTTTTAAGTTTACCATCAGCCATTATCTTGATTAGTTATTTTTTGGCTCATAGATATGACGGAATTAGATTGTGGAATTTTCAAGGTAATAGTTTCGTTTTTATAATTGTCTGGTCTTTAACTGCAATAAGTTTTTTGTTTTTATATCCCGCCACTTACAATTTGCTGGAAATTCCATCGGTCTTAAAGCCTAAAGTGCGAATTTACGGAACCGGGATAATGAGAATCACAAGACACCCACAAGCATTTGGTCAGATAATTTGGTGTTTAGCACATACTTTATGGATTGGTTCATCATTCACATTAATAACTTCTATTGGCTTAATTTTGCATCATCTATTTGCCATCTGGCATGGGGATAAGAGATTAGCTAATAGATTTGGAGAAGAATTTGAAAAGTTTAAAAAAAATACATCTATAATACCCTTTCTGGCAATAATTGAAGGAAGGCAAGAATTTAAAATTAAAGAATTTTTTCGGTTATCTCAACTTGGTATATTAGTTGCAATAGGGGTACTATGGTGGTCCCATCAGTACATAAATATTGCTGTTAAAACATTTAATTCATCATTTTTGTCTGAATTTTTCAATTGACAGTTTAAAATCTAAAATATAAGTTTTTTAAAAATATGCCTCAAGCTTCAGAAATTGCCTGGTTAATTCCTGTTTTCCCACTTATTGGAGCAGTGCTTTCTGGTTTAGGACTTATAAGTATCAATAAGAAAATTAATAATTCTAGAGAAATAGTTTCTGTAGGTCTGATTTCTTTTGTTGGCATTTCTGCGGTAATTAGTTATAAAGCTCTGATTGAACAAGTGAATGGTTATCAATCTGTAGAAAAATTATTTGTATGGGCTAGTGCTGGCGATTTCACAATTCCGATGGGTTTTGTCCTTGACCCTTTGGGCAGTGTAATGCTTGCTCTAGTAACCACAATAACTTTGCTGGTTATGAT is a window encoding:
- the pds gene encoding 15-cis-phytoene desaturase; translation: MRVVIAGAGLAGLSCAKYLVDNGHIPIVLEARDVLGGKVAAWKDDDGDWYETGLHIFFGAYPNMLQLFKELDIEDRLQWKSHSMIFNQPSEPGTYSRFDFPDIPAPVNGVSAILSNNDMLSWNEKILFGLGLVPAMLRGQKYLDKCDSKSWTDWLKEHNIPERVNDEVFIAMSKALNFIGPDEISSTVLLTALNRFLQEKNGSKMAFLDGAPPERLCQPMVDYITARGGEVHMNSPLRQINLNEDSTVKSFTIASLNENEKKELTADAYVSAMPVDLFKLMIPEQWKGLDVFSKLDGLNGVPVINIHLWFDKKLTDIDHLLFSRSPLLSVYADMSITCKEYEDPNRSMLELVFAPAKDWINRSDQDIVDATMEELKKLFPTHFMGDEKTKLRKYKVVKTPRSVYKAVPGCQEFRPSQKSPIKNFFLAGDYTMQKYLASMEGAVLSGKLCAESINKEYSKKPKNVS
- the ndhM gene encoding NAD(P)H-quinone oxidoreductase subunit M, encoding MEKMLLKSTTRHVRIFTAEVVDNELQFHPNKLTLDLDPDNEFIWNEDSLNEINKKFNELIKERAGKDLDDYELRKIGSEIEGLIKILLQNGQLSYNPDCRVMNYSMGLPKTNEVL
- a CDS encoding DUF3172 domain-containing protein → MNRPPSNRRPRRGSNRSYYSSNPRDMNPYGQKNSRLPASSPEQKVNFSTGTIAVLAGVLILGVGIGSAITSTTDGGQGNIASQQQLDMAVPDPEFCRQWGASAFVIDVEMYTTLNPSTSFVTQPALQPGCVIRRENWTVLQKQGAISNEDVRECKQRMNTFAYIGSIRDKPIVKCVYQTDVNENKFIIKGDGQAEDGGVGINKEAIQF
- a CDS encoding LysR family transcriptional regulator; its protein translation is MPELPFTLDQLRILKAIAAQGSFKKAADLLYVTQPAVSLQIQNLEKQLEITIFDRGGRKALLTEAGRLLLEYCERILNQCDEACKAIEDLNSLKGGTLVIGASQTTGTYLMPRMIGVFRQKYPDVSVQLQVHSTRRTGWSVANGQIDLAIIGGQLPGDLENLLQVIPYSTDELALVLHSKHPLSNKKELLKEDLYKLNFVTLDSQSTTRKVVDKLLQDSGLDIQRLKIEMELNSLEAIKNAVQSGLGASFLPVVSIERELAAGTIHKAFVADLEVKRELKLITNPSRYTSRASEVFKKNILPQFASLKSPLRQINFDQN
- a CDS encoding NnrU family protein; protein product: MEIHETSLVILLLILIFAVIHSGGAALRIKAESLMGPRLWRLCFVFLSLPSAIILISYFLAHRYDGIRLWNFQGNSFVFIIVWSLTAISFLFLYPATYNLLEIPSVLKPKVRIYGTGIMRITRHPQAFGQIIWCLAHTLWIGSSFTLITSIGLILHHLFAIWHGDKRLANRFGEEFEKFKKNTSIIPFLAIIEGRQEFKIKEFFRLSQLGILVAIGVLWWSHQYINIAVKTFNSSFLSEFFN